In Embleya scabrispora, the DNA window CGCTTGGCCCGGCGCCGCAGCCCCGACGGCTGGACCGCGACGTCCACCCCGCGCTCGGCCGCCTCGATGGCCAGTTCGAGCCGCAACTTGTCGGTTTCCACGCCGGAGACCTGGAGCTCGATGGCGGTCACCGGATACTTGGCGAGTCGGAAGATCCGGTCGATGTTGGCGCCGGCGTTCGCGATCCGGTGCGCTATCCCGGCGAACGCGTCCGGCTCCAGCGGGTGGCCGAGCACGGTGACGTGCGAGCGGCCCTCGCCGCGCGGGCGGTTGTCGCCGACGCCGGACAGGATCTCCGCCTCCAGGCGCTCCCCGTCCGCCCAGCGGTGCACACCGGCCCGCAGTCGGCCCTCGTCGGTCGGCGTGGTGATCAGGACGCACAGCGTGAGCCGGCCCCGAGTGACGGTCTGCTCGACGTCGACGACCTCGACGGTGTGGCCGGCCAGGACATCGAAAAGGCTCGCCGTCACCCCCGGTCGGTCCTTGCCGAAGATCTTGACGAGAAGAGTGCGCGGCGCATTCATGATGCTTCACGGTACCGGCCGTTCGAGATCGACCGCCGCACCGGTCCACACTGCGAACAGCCGACGAATCGCCCGGCGGGCCGGATTCACCCAGGCCAGGGGCCCGAGCGGGCCGGTCCCTGCGGATCGGGCGGGCGCGGCGGGCGGCGCGCGGGGTCGGGTCTGTTCGAGTACGGCGGCGGTCCGGGCGGCGCGGGTGGGCCCGCTGCCGGCGGCCGGGCCGAGGCGGGGCGCGGCGGCCCGGCGGCGAGTGGTGCGGCGTCCGTCCTGCGATAGCGCACCCAGTCCGCGAGCGCGCCGCCGACGAAGCCGGCACACGCGCCCCACAGCAGCCCGAGCAGCACCGTCCACAGATAGTCGGCGTGCAGCGACACCGACGCGCCGGGGGAGACCACCCCGCCGAACACCGACACCGCGACCTTGAGCTGAAGCTGCATCAGGTAGGCGATCACCAGCAGCCCGCCGGCCAGTGCCACCGCGAACCGCCACGCGTGCTGATGCGGACGCACCGACGCGGGCGCGCGCAGCGCCATCAGGGTCCCGCCGAGCAGCAGGAGCAGCGCGGAGAACAGCGGTACGAACCACGCCCGCGAGTCCAACTCGGCCAACCGGTCGATCCGGATCGGCAGACCGTCCCCCGCGGAGGCCTTGACCAGCTTGCCCAGCGGCCCGGGCAGACCGAACGAGAAGCCGCCGCCGGTGGGGTCGGTCGTGGTCGCCTTCCACGGAATGCCCAGGCCGAGCGAGGCGAGCAGCCAGACCGCGTTGGGCAGCGCGAAGAACATGCCGCCGATCATGCGCTTCGGCGCGGGCGCGGAGGCGGCCACGAACGGCGTACCCACCACCCCCGCGACCACCGCGGCGATCAGCACCGCGAGCACCCCGGCCACCGGCGGACGCAGCACGGCCCGATGCCGCAGCCACTTCACCGGCAGCGGCCCGCGCGCCGACACCCCGACGGCGACGGCCAGGGTGATCGACAGCCACAACGCGCCGAAGGCGAGCGTGCCGGTCACGTCCGTCTCGAACCGGGCCGCGGCGCCCAGGCTGAAGACGTCCATCAGGCCCTGCGCCTTGGCGCCGCCGACCCGGGAGACGAACTGCTCGATGGGCAGCGTGTGTTTGCCCGTCGTCGCGACCACGCCGAGCGCGGCCATGGTGAACACCAGCACCCGCATGCCATGGACGAGCAGGTCCAACGCGCCGATCACCAGCCGGTGTCGCAGCGGACGCAGGAACAACCAGCCGAGCACCAGCGCGCCGATCAGACCGATGCCGAGCAGCATGATGTCGACCTTGCCGCTGCCCTGCGCGAGCGAGACGTCACCGGTGAGTCGACTGAGAATGTCGTCGCCCGTACCGCTCTTCTCGGTGCCCTTCAGGTCGACCGTGCCACCCACCGCGAGTGCGACCACCGCCGCGACCAGCGCCGGCATCGTGCCCGAGCCCAGGTCGTCGGCGCCGAGCAGCCACAACCCGAGCCACGCGGCGGCGGCCATCGCGCCGAACGCCGCGAGCACCGCGCCGAACGCGTGCAGCCAGGGCGCGAGACCGCCCCAGGGGGCGGGACCGGCCGATGACCGGGCCGGGGGCGGTGCGTTGTGCTGCTGCTGGTTCCAGGCCACGACCGCTCCTGTCACGTGCGACCCGACCGCCGGTCGAGCGGGACAAACTCGACTATCGAGCCGCCCCGAGTCACACGTCAACGGATTCCGCCGGACTCCCCCCACATGGCACCCGGCGCCTTCACGACCGCGCCCGCGACCACGCGCCGTGACCGAGTTCTCGCGCAGCCGAGCGGCGGAAGGCGAAGTTGATGTTGGAATCGCCCTTCGGAGTGGTTCACGGTGCTTCCGGCCGAGAAAGCCTGCCCGGGAGGCCCCCGCGTCCCTACACTCTCGAAGGGTGGGGGACAGCTATACGCCAGAAGGACCGGCAGTGCCGCACCTGACCGTCGGCACCAGCGCCGGTGCGCCCGTGATCCTCGATCCCGGGCGCGAACACGTCGTCGGCCGCGATCCGTCCTGCGCGATCGTGCTCGACGACCGCCGGGTGAGCCGACGCCACGCGATCCTGCGAGTCGGTCCCGACGGCTGGGAGTTCGTCGACGGCAACAGCGTCAACGGCTCGTGGATGCGCGGCAATCGGGTGCACCGCGTGGTCGTCGGCCGAGGTTGCGAGGTGCTGCTCGGCGACCCGGACGACGGCGACCCGCTGCGCCTCGCGCCGGAGGCGACCGTCACCGAGGTCGTGCCGCCGCGCGTCGCGCGACCCGACCACGTACAGATCCCCGAACCGCCCGGCCGCGCCGAACCACCCCCGCACCGCGCCGAATCGCCGTACACCCCCGAGTCGCCGTCGATCCCCGAGCCGCCCTCCGTCCCCGAGCCGCCGCGCCGAGTCCCGGACCGGCCGAACCCGTTGGAGCGCGCGCACATCGGCGCGGGGCCCGCCGTCGACCCGCGCCCGAGCGTGGACCGGCAGCCCAGCATGGTCATCCCGCTCCCGGTCCGCACCCTGCGCATCGGCCGCGCGCTGGACAACGACCTGGTCCTCACCGACCTGATGGTCTCCCGCCACCACGCCGAGTTGCGCACCACACCCGGCGGCCGGCGCGAAATCGTCGACCTGGGCAGCCACAACGGCACGTTCCTCAACGGCCAACCGATCGAGCGGGCGCTGCTCGGCGAGGCCGACCTGGTCGGCATCGGGCACGCCACCTTCCGCCTCGACGGCCAGGAACTGCGCGAGTTCATCGACACCGGCGAGGTGTCCCTGGAGGTGCAGAACCTCACCGTCAAGGCCGGCAAGCGGGTCCTGCTCGACAACGTCTCCTTCCCGCTCGCCGAGCGCAACCTGCTCGCCATCGTCGGCGGTTCCGGCGCGGGCAAGTCCACCCTGCTCGGCGCGCTCACCGGCAGCCGGCGCGCGGCCAGCGGCAAGATCCTCTACGACGGCCGCGACCTGTACGCGAACAACGCCGAACTGCGCCAGCGCATCGGCCTGGTGCCGCAGGACGACATCCTGCACGCCCAGCTCACCGCGCGCACCGCGCTGCGCTACGCCGCGCAACTGCGCTTCCCCGAGGACACCGAGGCGGCCGAGCGCGAGCGCCGGGTCGAGGAGGTCATCGGCGAGCTGAGCCTGGACAAGGTGCCGCGCGGCGCCGCCTCGCCGTACGCCGACACCAAGGTCAGCAGCCTCTCCGGCGGCCAGCGCAAGCGGGTCAGCGTCGCCGTCGAACTGCTCACCAAACCGTCGGTGTTGTTCCTCGACGAGCCCACCTCCGGTCTGGACGAGGGCCTGGAACGCTCGGTGATGGAGAAGCTGCGCGAACTCGCCGACGACGGCCGCACGGTCATCGTGGTCACCCACAGCACCCGCAGCCTGAACGTCTGCGACCGCGTGCTCGTGCTCGCGCCCGGCGGCCGGATCGCCTTCTTCGGCCCGCCCGACGAGGCGCTGCCGTTCTTCGGCAAGGGCGACTGGCCCGAGGTCTTCACCATGTTCGACGACGAGCCCGACCGCGATTACGAGGGCCCGTTCCGTCGCTCGGAGTTGTACGGCAAGTACATAGAGGCCGGCCGGGACCGTGCGCACGCCGAACAGGGCGAGCGGCCACAGGCGAAGCCGCCCAAGCCGCAGGGCTGGTTCTCCCAACTGACCACACTGTCCCGGCGCTACCTCGCGGTGATCGCCTCCGACCGCAAGTACCTGGCGCTGCTGGCGATAGCGCCGCTGTTCCTGGGCATGCTCTGCCGGGTCATCCCGGGCAAGCTGGTCAGTGCGCCGGGGTCGCCGCCGGGGTCGAACCAGGAGGCGACCACCAAGCTGCTCGTGCTGTTCGTGATCAGCGGCCTGATGGGCACCGCCACGGCGGTCAACGAGTTGATCAAGGAACGCGCGATCTACCGCCGCGAGCGCAGCGCCGGCCTCTCGGTCTCCGCCTACCTCGGCTCGAAGATCCTGGTGCTCGGCCTGATCTCGGCGATCCAGGGCGCGGTGCTCACCGCCGTCGCGCTCGTCGGCGTGAAGTTGCCCGCCAAGGGCGTCGTGCTCGGCCCGCCACTCGTCGAGATCGGCATCGCGGTGGTGTTGTCGGCGATCGCGGCGATGGCGGTGGGGCTGGTGGTCTCCGCGTCGATCGGCAGCGCGGAGTTGGCAATGCCGCTGCTCGTGGTGATCGCGATCGTACAGGTGGTGCTGTGCGGCGGCCTGTTCCCGCTCAACGGCAAGGCCGGCATCGAGCAGATCTCCTGGCTGGCCCCGGCCCGCTGGGCCTTCGCCGCGTCGGGCAGCACGATAGACCTCGCCACCCAACTGCCGCTCAAACCGGGGGAGTCCCCCGACCCGCTGTGGAAGCACGAGCCGGCCGTCTGGTACCGCAACATCGGCATCCTGACCGGCCAGATCGCGATATACGGGATGATCGCGCTGCTCATGCTGCGCCGACTCGACCCGAAGACGCGGCGTCGGCGCGGCCGGTAGCGCGCTCCGACCGCGGCCGGGTCCGCACGATCGTCCGGCGGCCGCGATCGTGGTCGTCCGGCGCCGAACGCCGGTCGAGGATGCGCCGCGAGGAGCGGATCAGCCGGACAGGGTGCG includes these proteins:
- a CDS encoding streptophobe family protein; this encodes MAWNQQQHNAPPPARSSAGPAPWGGLAPWLHAFGAVLAAFGAMAAAAWLGLWLLGADDLGSGTMPALVAAVVALAVGGTVDLKGTEKSGTGDDILSRLTGDVSLAQGSGKVDIMLLGIGLIGALVLGWLFLRPLRHRLVIGALDLLVHGMRVLVFTMAALGVVATTGKHTLPIEQFVSRVGGAKAQGLMDVFSLGAAARFETDVTGTLAFGALWLSITLAVAVGVSARGPLPVKWLRHRAVLRPPVAGVLAVLIAAVVAGVVGTPFVAASAPAPKRMIGGMFFALPNAVWLLASLGLGIPWKATTTDPTGGGFSFGLPGPLGKLVKASAGDGLPIRIDRLAELDSRAWFVPLFSALLLLLGGTLMALRAPASVRPHQHAWRFAVALAGGLLVIAYLMQLQLKVAVSVFGGVVSPGASVSLHADYLWTVLLGLLWGACAGFVGGALADWVRYRRTDAAPLAAGPPRPASARPPAAGPPAPPGPPPYSNRPDPARRPPRPPDPQGPARSGPWPG
- a CDS encoding FHA domain-containing protein, with amino-acid sequence MPHLTVGTSAGAPVILDPGREHVVGRDPSCAIVLDDRRVSRRHAILRVGPDGWEFVDGNSVNGSWMRGNRVHRVVVGRGCEVLLGDPDDGDPLRLAPEATVTEVVPPRVARPDHVQIPEPPGRAEPPPHRAESPYTPESPSIPEPPSVPEPPRRVPDRPNPLERAHIGAGPAVDPRPSVDRQPSMVIPLPVRTLRIGRALDNDLVLTDLMVSRHHAELRTTPGGRREIVDLGSHNGTFLNGQPIERALLGEADLVGIGHATFRLDGQELREFIDTGEVSLEVQNLTVKAGKRVLLDNVSFPLAERNLLAIVGGSGAGKSTLLGALTGSRRAASGKILYDGRDLYANNAELRQRIGLVPQDDILHAQLTARTALRYAAQLRFPEDTEAAERERRVEEVIGELSLDKVPRGAASPYADTKVSSLSGGQRKRVSVAVELLTKPSVLFLDEPTSGLDEGLERSVMEKLRELADDGRTVIVVTHSTRSLNVCDRVLVLAPGGRIAFFGPPDEALPFFGKGDWPEVFTMFDDEPDRDYEGPFRRSELYGKYIEAGRDRAHAEQGERPQAKPPKPQGWFSQLTTLSRRYLAVIASDRKYLALLAIAPLFLGMLCRVIPGKLVSAPGSPPGSNQEATTKLLVLFVISGLMGTATAVNELIKERAIYRRERSAGLSVSAYLGSKILVLGLISAIQGAVLTAVALVGVKLPAKGVVLGPPLVEIGIAVVLSAIAAMAVGLVVSASIGSAELAMPLLVVIAIVQVVLCGGLFPLNGKAGIEQISWLAPARWAFAASGSTIDLATQLPLKPGESPDPLWKHEPAVWYRNIGILTGQIAIYGMIALLMLRRLDPKTRRRRGR